A stretch of Microbulbifer bruguierae DNA encodes these proteins:
- a CDS encoding cold-shock protein — protein MSKTTTGTVKWFDETKGFGFIEQQSGPDVFAHFSAIASSGFKTLTEGQTVEFSVTQGPKGPQAENIVCT, from the coding sequence ATGTCTAAAACGACAACCGGCACTGTTAAGTGGTTTGACGAAACCAAGGGTTTTGGCTTTATTGAACAGCAGTCTGGCCCTGATGTTTTCGCGCATTTCAGCGCGATCGCAAGTTCTGGCTTCAAAACCCTGACTGAAGGTCAGACTGTTGAGTTCTCCGTAACTCAAGGCCCTAAAGGCCCGCAAGCTGAAAATATCGTTTGCACCTGA
- a CDS encoding anaerobic C4-dicarboxylate transporter, producing MILIEFLVVLIFIYIGARIGGIGIGLAGGAGVIVLALLGVPTSESFIPVDVILIIMAVITAIAAMQIAGGMDWLVGIAENFLRKHPSRITFYAPLVTYLMTLMAGTGHTAFSTLPVIAQVAKEQGVRPSRPLSIAVIASQVAITASPISAAVVAFAAMLAPYGIDYLQLLAVCIPSTFLACMIGAFVAGFMGRELKDDPVYQQRLAEGSIRAQSLHQQALLPSAKPATLIFLTALLVIVCYAAAISDSVALIQNPPLGRNEAILSVMLAASAVIVCLTKTDASLIPNAATFKSGMTACVCVLGVAWLGSTFVEAHVEEIKHTAGNLLSQYPWMLALTLFFASMLLYSQGATTVALMPAALTIGVAPLTAVASFAAVSALFVLPTYPTLIAAVEMDDTGSTRIGRFVFNHPFLIPGVVTIVSAVVLGFAFGSVIL from the coding sequence ATGATATTGATAGAGTTTCTGGTGGTACTCATCTTTATCTACATTGGCGCCAGAATAGGCGGGATCGGGATTGGCCTGGCAGGTGGGGCTGGCGTTATTGTTCTTGCTCTGCTGGGCGTTCCCACCAGCGAATCATTTATCCCCGTTGACGTGATCCTGATCATTATGGCGGTGATCACTGCCATAGCGGCGATGCAGATTGCCGGTGGCATGGATTGGTTAGTGGGCATAGCCGAAAACTTCCTGCGTAAACACCCAAGCCGAATTACTTTTTACGCGCCTTTGGTGACCTACCTGATGACACTCATGGCGGGCACCGGGCACACGGCCTTTTCCACCTTACCGGTCATCGCCCAGGTGGCGAAGGAACAGGGTGTACGCCCTTCTCGGCCACTGTCCATCGCGGTGATTGCCTCGCAAGTTGCCATCACTGCTTCTCCTATCTCGGCGGCTGTGGTCGCCTTTGCTGCCATGCTCGCCCCCTACGGTATCGACTACCTGCAGCTACTTGCCGTATGCATCCCCAGTACGTTTCTCGCCTGTATGATTGGCGCCTTTGTCGCTGGGTTTATGGGCCGTGAGCTTAAGGACGATCCCGTTTACCAGCAGCGCCTGGCCGAAGGGAGTATTCGTGCACAGAGCTTGCATCAACAGGCACTGTTGCCCAGTGCAAAGCCTGCCACTCTTATATTCCTGACGGCGTTACTGGTCATCGTCTGTTACGCCGCTGCGATTTCGGATTCCGTTGCGCTTATTCAAAACCCGCCTCTCGGTCGCAATGAAGCGATCCTGTCGGTCATGCTTGCCGCTTCAGCAGTGATCGTTTGTTTGACGAAAACGGATGCGTCGCTGATACCCAATGCAGCAACCTTTAAATCCGGTATGACCGCCTGCGTTTGCGTATTGGGCGTGGCATGGCTGGGTTCAACATTTGTTGAGGCTCATGTGGAAGAGATTAAACACACCGCCGGTAATTTGTTGTCCCAATATCCCTGGATGCTGGCGCTGACATTGTTCTTTGCGTCTATGTTGCTCTACTCCCAAGGCGCAACCACCGTCGCCCTGATGCCTGCCGCACTGACGATCGGCGTTGCACCACTGACTGCCGTCGCCTCCTTCGCCGCGGTGAGCGCACTGTTTGTATTGCCCACCTATCCGACACTGATTGCCGCTGTGGAGATGGATGACACAGGTTCAACACGTATTGGTCGGTTTGTGTTTAACCACCCGTTTCTAATTCCCGGCGTAGTCACGATTGTTTCCGCCGTCGTGCTCGGTTTTGCTTTCGGGAGTGTGATTTTGTAG
- a CDS encoding metallophosphoesterase family protein, translated as MKLTPVCMAVALAISSTNLWAAGETTKGFSYDKERLPSAKPWTSQPLQNDPAEFQFVVIGDRTGGANQEGTFRLAIDQLNLLLPEFVINVGDLIEGYSDDKAELNAEWDEVDKLLGELKMPFVRTPGNHDIANKTAQQVWKDRHGATYYHFVYKDVLFMVLDSEDPPRAAPEGMKEKLDLYNRLQVEDPAKAREMLAEFMSDEAVVAALGKPVEFGEKQVAWIKKTLADNPDVRWTFLFLHEPAWENASASFKAIQGMLKTRKHTFLAGHLHYYDYDLLDGSEHITMGPAGASFHQEGPGNVDHIMWITMTEDGPQIGNIALKGIFDRKGLDPELFGAYDRKGADDKEKPKKQE; from the coding sequence ATGAAGCTTACGCCAGTGTGTATGGCAGTCGCCCTCGCGATCTCCTCTACCAACCTTTGGGCTGCCGGCGAAACAACAAAGGGGTTCTCCTACGACAAGGAACGACTCCCTAGTGCCAAACCCTGGACTTCTCAGCCGCTTCAAAATGATCCCGCCGAATTTCAGTTCGTCGTCATCGGCGACCGTACCGGAGGCGCCAATCAGGAAGGCACCTTCAGACTCGCGATCGACCAGCTCAACCTGCTTCTGCCCGAGTTTGTCATCAATGTCGGTGATCTGATTGAGGGATACAGTGACGACAAGGCGGAACTGAATGCCGAGTGGGATGAAGTGGACAAGCTGCTGGGCGAGCTCAAAATGCCGTTCGTGCGCACGCCCGGCAACCACGACATCGCAAACAAAACCGCGCAGCAGGTATGGAAGGATCGGCATGGCGCCACCTACTACCACTTCGTGTACAAGGACGTGTTGTTCATGGTTCTCGATAGCGAGGACCCGCCCCGAGCAGCGCCCGAAGGGATGAAAGAAAAGCTGGACCTGTACAACAGGCTGCAGGTCGAAGACCCGGCCAAGGCCAGGGAGATGCTGGCGGAGTTTATGTCTGACGAGGCGGTGGTCGCCGCTCTCGGCAAGCCCGTCGAGTTTGGCGAAAAGCAAGTGGCGTGGATCAAAAAGACTCTCGCCGACAATCCGGACGTGCGCTGGACCTTCCTGTTCCTCCATGAGCCTGCCTGGGAGAATGCGTCCGCTAGCTTCAAGGCGATCCAGGGAATGCTCAAGACTCGCAAGCACACCTTTCTCGCCGGCCACCTGCATTACTACGACTACGATTTACTCGATGGTTCCGAGCACATCACGATGGGCCCCGCCGGAGCCTCGTTCCATCAGGAAGGGCCCGGTAACGTGGATCACATCATGTGGATAACCATGACCGAGGACGGCCCCCAGATCGGTAATATCGCCCTCAAGGGAATCTTTGATCGCAAAGGACTCGATCCAGAGTTATTCGGTGCCTATGACCGCAAGGGCGCGGATGACAAAGAGAAGCCCAAAAAGCAAGAATGA
- a CDS encoding arylsulfatase, with product MNRRIFKPVARVLTATVLLTGALFTGIVDAQDKKPNILVIWGDDIGHDNVSAYHRGMLDYNTPNIDRIAKEGALFTDHYAQQSCTAGRASFALGQNPFRTGLLTIGMPGVDHGVRIEDPTLGELLKNYGYQTGQFGKNHLGDLNKYLPTVRGFDRFYGNLYHLNAEEEPENYDYPKEFNGKSFREQFGPRGMLDCVATDKVDTTVEPRWGKVGKQKCIDTGPLTVERMKTVEEEVTAKALEWMEAAVKANKASGGEKPFFMWFNSTRGHVWVHLSKEQYHKTGKGVFPDAIDELDWETGQLLDKLDELGVADNTIVLWSTDNGAEIFTGPDMGGMHAFRGEKGLTTEGGFRVPQLIRWPGHIKPGSIFNGITSHIDWMPTLLAAANGGKDSGIQEALKKGGFKADGKTFKAHLDGYNLLPYLTGKAEDSPRDRIYYFDADGGLNAVRWHQWKITFTDMSGNLSTAYHNHTSWPYITNLRLDPYERWQDQADMYIHWFGKRMYLMGPAQTLVKEELESLKEFPPARGSSLSLGDLLDKIQYAPPGQ from the coding sequence ATGAATCGGAGGATTTTTAAACCTGTTGCACGGGTATTGACAGCGACGGTGCTTTTAACTGGCGCATTGTTTACCGGAATTGTGGATGCGCAGGACAAGAAACCCAATATCCTAGTCATTTGGGGCGACGATATCGGTCACGACAATGTCAGCGCCTATCACCGAGGCATGCTGGATTACAACACACCCAATATCGACCGTATCGCGAAGGAAGGTGCGCTCTTTACCGACCACTATGCGCAGCAATCGTGCACCGCTGGCAGGGCCTCCTTCGCGCTTGGGCAAAATCCGTTTCGCACAGGTCTTTTGACGATTGGTATGCCGGGCGTTGACCATGGCGTACGCATCGAAGACCCGACCCTTGGTGAGCTGCTGAAAAACTATGGTTATCAAACAGGACAATTTGGTAAGAATCATCTCGGCGACCTGAACAAGTATTTACCGACGGTGCGTGGCTTCGACAGGTTCTACGGCAATCTTTACCATTTGAATGCCGAGGAAGAGCCTGAAAACTACGACTATCCCAAGGAATTTAACGGCAAGAGCTTTCGTGAACAGTTCGGCCCACGCGGGATGCTGGATTGTGTGGCGACCGACAAGGTCGACACAACCGTGGAACCGCGCTGGGGCAAAGTCGGCAAGCAGAAATGCATCGACACGGGCCCGCTCACCGTCGAGCGCATGAAGACCGTTGAGGAAGAGGTTACCGCCAAGGCGCTCGAATGGATGGAAGCTGCGGTAAAAGCGAACAAGGCGTCGGGTGGTGAGAAGCCCTTTTTCATGTGGTTCAACTCGACACGCGGCCACGTCTGGGTACACCTGAGCAAGGAGCAGTATCATAAGACCGGCAAGGGCGTTTTCCCTGACGCTATAGATGAACTCGACTGGGAGACCGGCCAACTGCTCGACAAGCTCGATGAACTGGGTGTAGCCGACAACACCATCGTGCTGTGGTCCACCGATAACGGCGCTGAGATTTTTACCGGTCCGGACATGGGCGGCATGCACGCCTTCCGGGGCGAGAAAGGTCTGACCACCGAGGGCGGCTTCCGTGTTCCGCAACTTATCCGCTGGCCCGGGCATATCAAGCCGGGCAGCATCTTCAACGGCATTACCTCGCACATCGACTGGATGCCGACCCTGCTGGCGGCGGCCAACGGTGGTAAAGACTCCGGCATTCAGGAAGCGCTGAAGAAAGGCGGCTTCAAGGCCGACGGCAAAACCTTCAAGGCGCATCTCGACGGCTACAACCTGCTGCCCTACCTGACCGGGAAAGCGGAGGACAGCCCGCGTGACAGAATTTACTACTTCGACGCGGACGGCGGTCTCAATGCCGTTCGCTGGCACCAGTGGAAAATTACCTTCACCGATATGTCGGGTAATCTCTCGACGGCCTACCATAACCATACAAGTTGGCCGTACATCACCAATCTACGCCTCGACCCCTACGAGCGCTGGCAGGACCAGGCGGATATGTATATCCACTGGTTTGGCAAGCGCATGTACCTGATGGGGCCCGCGCAGACACTGGTGAAAGAGGAACTCGAGTCCCTGAAGGAATTCCCGCCGGCCCGTGGCTCTAGCCTCAGCCTCGGCGACCTGCTGGATAAAATCCAGTACGCGCCACCGGGTCAATGA
- a CDS encoding DUF3604 domain-containing protein: MPFGIDVKETSHPATIQERVYSSPIWYTPN, translated from the coding sequence ATTCCCTTCGGCATTGATGTAAAGGAGACAAGCCACCCTGCGACCATCCAGGAACGTGTCTATAGCTCGCCAATCTGGTACACCCCGAATTAG
- a CDS encoding YecA family protein, which translates to MTLLTNEQERKELVSALIREMEATALDMRALILAMPPEDLLGYIYAQRLMKMKDGTGNHPEQHDVKKPDDTINDSQFLLEYVHAVLASDSAAEEIEFDETKCTELFALSSKLKEQAMSFAMVSSAETGNQDFGPKTADIEFHMKSTWVLLRGNRYQVLEGEFYSYVLAPHDDVLREVYGVGATEIADGFQDMANATRAGHVNAMEEMMRQFESAHNFAKERNKPLEEVMEAWVSENEDQSKVAGRAIDDMFRGGVANVSRHTKLPPELLADLAYQRGEETEFFAKGDFSGTPYRTLPVRKKPLIQLESDYYAVDPCFTRDAGYRALLFNLLQKKPDYKHSFKDRQKTMSEGAFPDILADQLPGATIYQEVYYKDPMTKQWTENDTLVLVDDVLYLVEAKAGAAATIASPEIDFKRHAQSVQDLVLKAYSQCERFFNYLDSADEVPLYTRTGGKYEECGRIRQSDYRLMLPIGLTVESFSPFSSFCKDLPQIEPLLGKHAFISMSIDDLFVLKRVLPTPGIFSHYMEVRQAVAGMRGSHLFDEFDHLGAYITKNRFDEDIADQMRDGGASFVVWNDMSKIIDRAFEGESWEDNPIPMQDFPKELIRLLGALNTTRSKGWLGAESLIRNYGEQERNDLAKLLSDIGKTVGQHPERYFAFSGNDQPLFVWMQSSEHPVEWQKINDKASAVALSTKAKEAVGVFIEIGNGDAYTKAECFKANAPSVQSEKNAHIFEDAKRISERISNVSSPQAVASSKPIRSRKVGRNEPCPCGSGAKYKKCHGR; encoded by the coding sequence ATGACGCTACTAACTAATGAACAGGAACGGAAAGAATTGGTTTCCGCGCTAATAAGAGAAATGGAAGCAACTGCTCTCGATATGCGTGCGTTAATATTAGCCATGCCTCCTGAAGACCTTCTTGGATACATTTACGCTCAACGCTTGATGAAAATGAAGGATGGCACCGGCAACCATCCCGAACAGCATGACGTAAAAAAGCCTGATGACACGATTAATGACTCACAGTTTCTGCTCGAATACGTTCATGCGGTATTAGCATCAGATTCGGCAGCCGAAGAAATCGAATTCGATGAAACGAAATGCACAGAGTTGTTCGCACTAAGCTCTAAGCTGAAAGAGCAAGCCATGTCCTTTGCCATGGTCTCGTCTGCTGAAACAGGAAATCAGGATTTTGGTCCTAAGACAGCGGACATTGAATTCCACATGAAATCGACATGGGTTTTGCTAAGAGGGAATCGCTATCAGGTCCTAGAAGGTGAATTCTATAGCTACGTGCTTGCGCCCCATGATGATGTCTTGAGAGAGGTCTATGGAGTTGGGGCAACCGAGATTGCGGACGGTTTCCAAGATATGGCTAATGCTACCCGTGCAGGCCATGTGAACGCCATGGAAGAAATGATGAGACAGTTCGAATCGGCTCATAACTTTGCTAAGGAGCGGAACAAACCTCTTGAAGAAGTTATGGAGGCATGGGTTTCAGAAAATGAAGATCAATCGAAAGTCGCTGGACGAGCCATTGACGACATGTTTCGTGGTGGGGTTGCCAATGTCAGTCGTCACACGAAGTTACCGCCAGAACTATTGGCAGATCTGGCATATCAACGAGGCGAAGAGACTGAGTTCTTCGCTAAAGGCGACTTCTCTGGAACACCTTACAGGACACTACCCGTCCGCAAAAAGCCGCTAATCCAACTTGAATCCGACTACTACGCGGTCGACCCCTGCTTTACCCGAGACGCAGGTTATCGTGCACTTCTCTTTAATCTTCTGCAGAAAAAACCGGACTATAAGCACTCTTTCAAAGACCGCCAGAAGACAATGAGCGAAGGAGCTTTTCCAGACATCCTCGCCGATCAGCTGCCGGGAGCGACAATCTACCAAGAAGTTTATTATAAAGACCCCATGACTAAACAGTGGACGGAGAACGACACGCTAGTCTTGGTCGATGATGTGCTCTACCTCGTTGAAGCTAAAGCCGGCGCAGCAGCAACTATTGCTTCCCCCGAGATCGATTTCAAACGGCATGCCCAATCAGTTCAGGACTTAGTCCTTAAGGCTTATAGTCAATGCGAACGTTTCTTTAATTATCTAGATTCTGCGGATGAAGTTCCGCTTTACACTAGGACGGGCGGAAAATATGAAGAGTGTGGCCGAATTCGTCAATCTGACTATCGCTTGATGCTCCCCATTGGATTGACAGTCGAGTCATTCTCTCCCTTTTCTTCTTTTTGCAAGGATCTGCCTCAGATTGAACCGCTTCTCGGAAAGCATGCGTTCATCTCAATGTCAATTGACGATCTTTTCGTACTAAAGCGTGTGCTACCGACGCCAGGAATATTTTCTCACTACATGGAAGTGCGTCAAGCCGTTGCCGGGATGAGAGGCTCTCATCTGTTTGATGAGTTTGACCATCTTGGCGCGTACATAACGAAGAACCGCTTTGACGAAGACATTGCTGACCAAATGAGAGATGGTGGCGCGAGCTTTGTGGTTTGGAATGACATGAGCAAAATCATCGACAGAGCCTTCGAGGGTGAGAGCTGGGAAGACAATCCAATTCCGATGCAGGATTTCCCTAAAGAATTGATCAGGCTTCTCGGAGCTCTCAACACTACCCGATCAAAAGGATGGCTTGGAGCCGAGAGTCTTATCCGTAACTATGGCGAGCAAGAACGTAACGATCTTGCCAAGCTTTTGTCGGATATAGGAAAAACGGTAGGGCAGCATCCCGAGCGCTACTTCGCATTTTCTGGCAATGATCAACCACTATTCGTCTGGATGCAGAGTTCAGAGCATCCAGTCGAATGGCAAAAAATCAATGACAAGGCAAGCGCCGTTGCACTGTCTACAAAGGCTAAGGAGGCTGTAGGCGTATTTATTGAGATTGGCAACGGCGACGCCTATACAAAAGCTGAATGCTTTAAGGCTAATGCTCCTTCTGTGCAGTCTGAAAAAAATGCCCACATTTTTGAAGACGCTAAACGCATCAGTGAAAGAATCTCAAATGTAAGTTCACCACAGGCAGTAGCTTCGTCGAAACCCATTCGCTCAAGGAAAGTAGGTCGTAATGAACCTTGCCCGTGCGGAAGCGGAGCGAAATACAAGAAGTGCCATGGACGCTAA
- a CDS encoding tyrosine-type recombinase/integrase, whose translation MPLSDTKIRALKPRDRKYIEADEKGLAIEVTPTGSKRWVFRFRLHGKRPEMALGLYPDISLKRARELRDEARKYVAEDIDPRDVKRARKESALEANRNSFAAVAEEWFAAKMAHLSKSSKDRAHLALSRDLNPYLGKRPISEITPPEVLRCLRRIESRGTQETAHRVKRVASQVFRFAVATGKADRDPTTDLTGALTPTKKKHLAAITDPAEVGRLMLAIEGYQGTPVVRTALKLSPLLFCRPGELRKLEWSEINWEASQIELPGEKMKMGEPHIIPLAEQSLTLLRELEPLTGRGKYVFPSARGMSRPLSDNGVRTALRSLGYDNETMTAHGFRAMARTLLDEVLGFRVEYIEHQLAHEVKDTLGRAYNRTKHLPQRATMMQKWADYLDSLRTQAGAGNVITAKFGGQ comes from the coding sequence ATGCCGTTGTCAGATACCAAGATACGGGCTCTGAAGCCCCGCGACCGCAAGTACATCGAGGCCGACGAGAAAGGGTTGGCCATCGAGGTCACCCCCACCGGGTCCAAGCGCTGGGTATTCCGATTCCGCCTCCACGGCAAACGGCCAGAGATGGCGCTGGGGCTCTACCCAGACATAAGCTTGAAACGGGCTCGAGAGCTAAGGGACGAAGCGCGTAAGTATGTCGCCGAAGACATAGACCCCCGCGACGTAAAACGCGCCCGTAAAGAATCCGCTCTGGAAGCCAACCGCAACAGCTTTGCCGCAGTCGCTGAAGAGTGGTTTGCCGCAAAGATGGCGCACCTCTCCAAGTCATCCAAAGACCGCGCTCACCTTGCGTTGAGCCGCGACTTGAACCCCTATCTGGGCAAGCGCCCGATTTCTGAAATTACCCCACCGGAAGTACTGCGCTGCCTGCGCCGAATCGAAAGCCGGGGGACTCAGGAAACGGCCCACCGAGTTAAGCGTGTAGCGAGCCAGGTATTTCGCTTTGCCGTGGCCACAGGCAAGGCCGACCGCGATCCCACTACCGACCTGACTGGGGCCCTCACTCCCACCAAGAAAAAGCACCTTGCCGCGATTACCGATCCCGCGGAAGTGGGCCGCCTGATGCTAGCCATAGAGGGGTATCAAGGTACCCCGGTAGTGAGAACCGCCCTCAAGCTGTCCCCACTGCTGTTCTGTCGACCGGGAGAACTACGGAAGCTGGAATGGTCGGAAATCAATTGGGAAGCCAGCCAGATAGAACTGCCAGGCGAGAAAATGAAAATGGGTGAGCCGCATATCATCCCGCTGGCGGAGCAATCACTGACTCTGCTGCGGGAGCTGGAGCCCCTCACCGGGCGCGGCAAGTACGTTTTCCCATCTGCCCGAGGCATGAGCCGCCCCTTATCCGATAACGGTGTCAGAACGGCTCTGAGGTCGCTTGGCTATGACAACGAGACCATGACCGCACATGGCTTCCGCGCGATGGCCAGAACACTGCTAGACGAGGTTCTGGGCTTCCGGGTGGAATACATCGAGCACCAACTAGCTCACGAGGTGAAAGACACCCTCGGCCGCGCATATAACCGCACCAAGCATTTACCTCAGCGCGCGACCATGATGCAGAAATGGGCAGATTACCTGGACAGTCTGAGAACTCAGGCCGGAGCGGGAAACGTGATCACAGCAAAGTTTGGCGGCCAATAA
- the rlmD gene encoding 23S rRNA (uracil(1939)-C(5))-methyltransferase RlmD, whose translation MPPRKSPPRFRQSPTAKPTASQSGKGQRSAQVPRGNPEITIERLSHEVRGIARHQGKTLFVDNALPGEKVRIRYTASRAKFDEAVAIEILEPADNRRTPPCPYAETCGGCALQHMAPEAQIEAKQQILLEQLQRFARAEPQTLLPPLAGHPLGYRRKARLGVRYVKPKQGGKPQLVLGFREKGSNDLTDIEQCPVLPADFSALIPALRTVVETSEGRRSISHIEVAIGDDATALVIRHLQPLSERDRQHWLDFVQVHQLHLYLQGGDDTEKAWPATGPDRLVYELPAFGVKLQFHPQDFIQVNLEINRLMVDRALELLDVQAEDRVLDLFCGLGNFTLPLATRAREVVGVEGLLALTERARENAEANALHNIQFQAADLTGDFTRSPWARGGFDKILLDPPRTGALEVVRNISHFNAARIVYVSCNPATLARDAAELIQRGYRLSKAGVMDMFPHTTHVESIALFERQ comes from the coding sequence ATGCCCCCGAGAAAGTCTCCCCCCAGATTCCGTCAAAGCCCCACCGCTAAACCCACGGCAAGCCAATCAGGCAAAGGCCAACGCAGCGCCCAGGTTCCGCGGGGCAACCCCGAGATCACCATCGAGCGCCTGAGCCATGAGGTGCGGGGTATCGCCCGACACCAGGGTAAAACCCTGTTTGTGGACAACGCCCTGCCGGGAGAAAAAGTCAGGATTCGCTACACCGCGAGCCGTGCAAAATTTGATGAGGCCGTGGCGATTGAGATTCTCGAACCCGCCGACAACCGCCGCACGCCCCCCTGCCCTTACGCAGAAACCTGCGGTGGCTGTGCCCTGCAACACATGGCACCGGAAGCGCAGATCGAAGCCAAGCAACAGATCCTGCTGGAACAATTGCAGCGCTTCGCCCGTGCGGAGCCGCAAACCCTGCTGCCACCGCTTGCCGGTCATCCGCTCGGCTACCGCCGCAAAGCCCGCCTGGGTGTGCGCTACGTAAAGCCGAAACAAGGCGGCAAACCACAGCTGGTACTGGGCTTCCGGGAAAAAGGATCCAATGACCTCACCGACATAGAACAGTGCCCGGTACTGCCTGCAGATTTTTCCGCACTGATCCCCGCCCTGCGCACCGTCGTAGAAACCAGTGAGGGGCGTCGCAGCATCTCCCATATCGAGGTGGCCATCGGCGACGATGCCACCGCGCTGGTCATTCGACACCTGCAACCGCTGTCTGAGCGTGACCGCCAGCACTGGCTCGACTTCGTCCAGGTCCACCAGTTGCACCTGTACCTGCAGGGCGGCGATGACACCGAAAAAGCCTGGCCGGCAACCGGTCCCGACCGGCTTGTGTACGAACTACCCGCCTTCGGCGTGAAATTGCAGTTTCACCCGCAAGACTTCATTCAGGTCAACCTCGAGATCAACCGTCTGATGGTGGACCGCGCCCTGGAACTGCTCGATGTACAAGCGGAAGACCGGGTACTCGACCTGTTCTGTGGCCTCGGCAACTTCACCCTGCCCCTGGCCACCCGCGCCCGCGAAGTCGTCGGCGTCGAGGGACTGCTGGCACTCACCGAAAGGGCGCGGGAAAATGCCGAAGCCAACGCACTGCACAACATCCAGTTCCAGGCCGCCGACCTCACCGGCGACTTCACCCGCAGTCCCTGGGCCAGAGGCGGCTTCGACAAAATCCTGCTGGACCCACCCCGCACCGGTGCGCTCGAAGTGGTGCGCAACATCAGCCACTTCAATGCCGCGCGCATCGTCTACGTCTCCTGCAACCCCGCCACCCTGGCACGGGATGCCGCGGAACTAATCCAGCGCGGATACCGTCTTAGTAAGGCAGGCGTAATGGACATGTTCCCCCACACCACCCATGTGGAGTCCATCGCCCTGTTTGAACGGCAGTAA
- a CDS encoding sodium-dependent transporter, whose product MSAPRGQFTSNFGFLMAAAGSAVGLGNIWGFPTNVAANGGAAFVVVYLLLAFMLAYPVLMAELSIGRHARRNMVQALRGISTGPVSRGVGTIAGFSGIIVASLILSFYAIVAGWMVAHLADPFATLMGAEESAQWLTGNSAARNLTFTAIFSGLTMLIIASGVEKGIERWSTLLMPALIILLLLLIAYVLFQPGAMQGLEAYLIPDFSKLSPQLMLSAMGQAFFSLSLGVGTMLIYGSYLSKQESLPRLGALVTLIDVGIAFTAGLLILPAMYVAQEAGTQIYSEAGELIAGPGLILQVLPALFDTMGHSGLFVAIAFFALMLIASLTSSISMLEVPVAFAIENLGMKRKPATLLTGLVIFAVSSLIIFNFDALFGLVVSVSTEYGQPLLGVVLCVFAGWIWRRDQLLKELQEGHPHIEQTLFWKIWPWYVRIVCPLLILAAFVQTML is encoded by the coding sequence ATGAGTGCACCGCGAGGACAGTTCACCTCCAACTTCGGCTTTCTGATGGCCGCCGCCGGCTCTGCCGTCGGCCTCGGCAATATCTGGGGGTTTCCCACCAATGTCGCCGCCAATGGTGGTGCCGCCTTTGTGGTGGTGTACCTGCTTCTCGCGTTTATGCTCGCCTACCCGGTGTTGATGGCGGAACTCTCCATCGGCCGTCACGCCCGGCGCAACATGGTGCAAGCCCTGCGCGGCATCTCCACCGGCCCGGTAAGCCGCGGCGTGGGCACCATTGCCGGCTTTAGCGGCATCATCGTGGCTTCCCTGATTCTCAGTTTCTACGCGATTGTCGCCGGCTGGATGGTGGCACACCTGGCAGACCCGTTTGCCACCCTGATGGGGGCAGAAGAAAGTGCACAGTGGCTCACCGGCAACAGTGCCGCGCGCAACCTCACCTTTACCGCCATCTTCAGCGGCCTCACTATGCTGATCATCGCCAGCGGCGTGGAGAAAGGGATCGAGCGCTGGTCCACCCTGTTGATGCCGGCGCTGATCATTCTGCTGTTACTGCTTATCGCCTATGTGCTGTTCCAGCCCGGTGCCATGCAAGGGCTGGAAGCCTACCTGATCCCGGATTTCAGCAAGCTGTCACCGCAGCTGATGCTGTCCGCCATGGGCCAGGCCTTCTTTTCCCTCTCGCTCGGTGTCGGCACCATGCTGATCTACGGTTCCTACCTGAGCAAACAGGAAAGCCTGCCGCGCCTCGGCGCACTGGTGACACTGATCGACGTGGGCATCGCCTTCACCGCCGGCCTGCTGATCCTGCCCGCCATGTACGTTGCGCAGGAAGCCGGCACCCAGATCTACTCCGAAGCGGGCGAGCTCATCGCCGGCCCCGGCCTGATCCTGCAGGTACTGCCGGCCCTGTTCGACACCATGGGCCACAGCGGCCTGTTCGTCGCCATCGCCTTCTTCGCGCTGATGTTGATTGCGTCCCTGACCTCTTCCATTTCCATGCTGGAAGTACCGGTGGCCTTCGCCATCGAAAATCTGGGTATGAAACGCAAGCCTGCGACCCTGCTGACAGGACTGGTCATCTTTGCCGTCAGCAGCCTGATCATCTTCAATTTCGACGCTCTGTTCGGACTGGTGGTATCCGTCAGCACCGAGTATGGCCAGCCGCTGCTCGGCGTGGTGCTGTGTGTGTTCGCCGGCTGGATCTGGCGACGTGATCAGTTGCTCAAGGAGCTGCAGGAAGGCCACCCGCACATCGAACAGACTCTGTTCTGGAAGATCTGGCCCTGGTACGTGCGCATCGTCTGCCCGCTGCTGATTCTGGCCGCCTTCGTACAAACTATGCTGTAA